The following proteins are co-located in the Verrucomicrobiota bacterium genome:
- a CDS encoding methyltransferase domain-containing protein, protein MGTQYDDIGEDYLQTKAVRWKQYAEPYALFTALGSLQGKRVIDVACGDGYFTRPLALMGAREVVGIDISEEMVKLARAKEQETHLGIRYEVADGGELAASIDSLGQFDVATAQWLLDYAVSRDHLRAMCRSLAAILKPGGRFVHMGSNFDSLFHYPENFAKDNATFTHSGPYGDGARVRWTIRYGEDNTVSAENTMWTPETITEELENAGFKSVEWPETLIGPVAYSVVDPFYWKEFEEHPWFAVTVATLV, encoded by the coding sequence ATGGGGACGCAATACGACGACATTGGGGAAGATTACTTGCAGACCAAAGCGGTGCGTTGGAAACAGTACGCCGAGCCGTATGCTCTGTTCACAGCGCTAGGTTCGCTCCAAGGCAAAAGGGTAATCGATGTTGCCTGCGGTGACGGATACTTTACGCGACCATTGGCCCTCATGGGAGCAAGGGAAGTGGTCGGAATCGATATTTCGGAAGAGATGGTCAAACTCGCCCGAGCGAAGGAGCAGGAAACCCACCTTGGCATTCGCTACGAAGTCGCCGATGGAGGAGAGCTTGCCGCATCTATCGACTCGTTGGGGCAATTCGACGTTGCCACGGCGCAGTGGCTCTTGGACTACGCGGTATCCCGCGACCATTTGCGGGCGATGTGTCGCTCACTCGCAGCGATCCTCAAGCCTGGCGGACGCTTCGTTCACATGGGGAGTAACTTTGATTCGCTCTTCCATTATCCCGAGAACTTTGCAAAGGACAACGCGACCTTCACCCATTCCGGACCCTACGGTGATGGGGCCCGCGTCCGCTGGACTATCCGCTACGGAGAGGACAACACCGTGAGCGCGGAAAACACCATGTGGACCCCGGAAACCATTACGGAAGAGCTTGAGAATGCAGGATTCAAGTCCGTGGAATGGCCCGAAACACTCATCGGCCCGGTCGCCTACTCAGTGGTAGACCCCTTTTACTGGAAAGAATTTGAAGAGCACCCGTGGTTTGCAGTTACCGTCGCAACGCTTGTCTGA
- a CDS encoding sugar porter family MFS transporter, whose translation MTEEASATSSSLPKSIHQVLAQAETDFEKRVLKPISGFIVGIVAAMSGVLFGFDASIAAACGGAVNAHFSITEEPFLMGLWVACVPLGALFGAILGGKVSNLLGRRKGLLLNAFLFILGISVASLAPGFWVFVAARLLMGFAVGNSAVITPMYMAEVSPPESRGRILFMYQLSIVVGILVSFIVGVVVDTFIPSNDLNWRVMIACGLAPALLFLFGMLKMPDSPRWLIETGMLHKGYEILTRMMGRNDARKTFGEIHEATQNTETGTLRAVFGRLILPVVVLGFFLQFFQQSTGINSDMYYGPEIFIEGGFSNAASMWAQVAMGVVNLIATVVSILLVDRLGRRKLMIIGVSGIVVMLCVQAYLFHVYEVQRAQAAGPAPSSEVHSQTSSVQTVQQTGAPNANQEVSSSATDAASASNQSNAVPQGTVPGLTTYLIFTSILLYIIFFAISAGPLAWLIISEIFPIRFRGIGMSIAVAANWLVDYFVSQLFPVMKQDLGMTTTTLIYACFTVVGLALAIKFLPETKGVPLEEIERNIYAGKRLREIGVPSGKVYGTKKTSSIRTENFGSARVSHGK comes from the coding sequence ATGACTGAAGAAGCTTCTGCTACCTCATCCTCCCTACCCAAATCCATCCATCAAGTTCTCGCGCAGGCGGAAACCGACTTTGAGAAAAGAGTCCTGAAACCGATCAGTGGCTTCATCGTCGGAATCGTGGCGGCGATGTCCGGTGTCCTTTTTGGATTTGATGCCTCAATCGCTGCCGCGTGCGGCGGAGCAGTAAACGCGCATTTCTCAATCACGGAGGAGCCTTTCCTCATGGGCCTTTGGGTTGCCTGCGTTCCGCTGGGAGCTCTATTTGGGGCAATTCTCGGCGGAAAAGTTTCCAATCTTTTGGGAAGACGAAAGGGGCTCCTCCTCAATGCGTTCCTTTTCATTCTTGGAATTTCAGTAGCCTCACTTGCGCCTGGCTTCTGGGTATTCGTCGCTGCGAGGCTCCTGATGGGTTTCGCGGTAGGAAATTCTGCAGTGATTACCCCGATGTATATGGCTGAAGTTTCCCCTCCGGAATCGCGGGGAAGAATTCTGTTCATGTACCAGCTTTCAATCGTAGTCGGTATCCTCGTCTCTTTCATCGTAGGCGTCGTGGTCGATACGTTCATCCCCAGCAACGATCTCAACTGGAGAGTTATGATCGCCTGCGGCCTAGCGCCCGCTCTTCTCTTTCTTTTTGGAATGCTGAAGATGCCGGATAGCCCACGGTGGCTGATTGAGACTGGGATGCTTCACAAAGGATACGAAATTCTTACCCGTATGATGGGTAGGAATGACGCTCGGAAAACGTTTGGAGAAATCCATGAGGCTACCCAAAACACTGAAACTGGCACCCTCCGAGCCGTTTTTGGAAGGCTGATTTTACCGGTAGTCGTTCTTGGCTTCTTCCTCCAGTTCTTCCAGCAATCGACTGGGATCAATTCAGACATGTATTACGGTCCTGAGATTTTCATAGAAGGCGGCTTCAGCAATGCAGCCAGCATGTGGGCTCAGGTCGCAATGGGGGTTGTCAATTTGATTGCGACGGTTGTTTCCATTCTCCTCGTCGATCGTCTAGGCAGAAGGAAACTGATGATCATAGGGGTCAGCGGGATCGTCGTAATGCTCTGTGTCCAGGCCTACCTCTTCCACGTCTACGAAGTCCAGCGGGCACAGGCGGCCGGACCAGCCCCCTCAAGCGAAGTCCATTCCCAGACATCTTCCGTGCAGACCGTCCAGCAAACGGGAGCCCCGAACGCAAACCAAGAAGTTTCCAGCTCTGCGACGGACGCTGCGAGTGCCTCAAATCAATCCAATGCCGTTCCACAGGGAACGGTGCCCGGCCTCACGACCTACCTCATCTTCACCAGCATTCTTCTCTACATCATCTTCTTTGCGATCAGTGCCGGTCCGCTTGCGTGGCTGATCATTTCTGAGATCTTTCCCATTCGCTTCCGGGGAATCGGCATGTCCATCGCCGTCGCGGCGAATTGGCTGGTCGATTACTTCGTAAGCCAACTTTTTCCAGTCATGAAGCAGGACCTTGGTATGACAACCACAACGCTCATCTACGCCTGCTTCACCGTGGTCGGCCTTGCCCTCGCGATCAAGTTCCTCCCCGAGACCAAAGGCGTTCCCTTGGAAGAAATTGAACGAAATATCTACGCCGGAAAGAGACTACGGGAAATTGGAGTTCCGTCGGGGAAAGTCTATGGGACTAAGAAGACTTCCTCCATTCGGACCGAAAATTTTGGTTCCGCCAGGGTATCTCACGGCAAGTAG